A window of the Pseudoliparis swirei isolate HS2019 ecotype Mariana Trench chromosome 13, NWPU_hadal_v1, whole genome shotgun sequence genome harbors these coding sequences:
- the ndufb8 gene encoding NADH dehydrogenase [ubiquinone] 1 beta subcomplex subunit 8, mitochondrial, whose amino-acid sequence MRTSQSVGQQQAVNMAGIGFRRWAQAVAKGKGPGISAILSGSRAASGTSKGSLPGPYPTTDKEREAAAKKYNIRLADYEPYPDNGEGFGDYPKLPDKSQHERDPWYQWDHPDLRRNWGEPMHWNFDMFIRNRVDTSPSPVDWPTMRKQLLGFIGFMLFMFYLGEIFPAYQPVAPKQYPFDNLYLEKGGDPEKQPEEVKNYKI is encoded by the exons ATGCGTACTTCCCAGTCTGTCGGACAGCAGCAGGCAGTAAACATGGCTGGAATTGGTTTCCGACGGTGGGCCCAGGCTGTCGCTAAAGGAAAAGGTCCCGGTATTTCAGCCATTTTGTCGGGATCTAGAGCAG cCTCTGGTACGTCCAAGGGGAGCTTACCTGGTCCATACCCGACGAccgacaaggagagagaggctgctgcaAAGAAGTACAACATAAGGCTTGCTGACTATGAGCCATATCCTGACAACGGCGAGGG CTTTGGTGATTATCCAAAGTTACCAGACAAATCTCAGCATGAGAGAGACCCCTGGTACCAGTGGGACCACCCTGACTTGAGAAGGAACTGGGGAGAGCCG ATGCACTGGAattttgacatgttcatcaGGAACCGCGTGGATACATCTCCCAGTCCTGTGGATTGGCCCACAATGCGCAAACAACTGTTAGGTTTCATCGGGTTCATGCTGTTTATGTTCTACCTTGGGGAGATATTTCCAGCGTATCAACCTGTT GCGCCAAAACAGTATCCGTTTGACAACCTGTActtggagaaaggaggagatcCGGAAAAACAACCAGAGGAAgtcaaaaattacaaaatctAA
- the gpx9 gene encoding glutathione peroxidase 9 yields MAYKSIYDFSVETLDRQPVPLSNYRGKVLLIINVATFUGSTIEEYHRLNALMEMFGDLNFTVLGFPSNQFGLQSPEGNHETLNILHHVRPGGGFVPNFPVFGKVEVNGLNEEPLFTYLKELLPFVNPVIGDMKKLYWSPINVNDIRWNFEKFLITAEGMPFKRYELHCPIENVEKDIAGLL; encoded by the exons ATGGCGTATAAATCAATCTATGATTTCTCTGTTGAGACCCTGGATAGACAGCCGGTTCCGCTCAGTAACTACAGGGGTAAAGTGCTTCTCATCATCAACGTTGCCACCTTCTGAGGGTCAACAATAGAGGAG TACCACCGACTGAATGCACTGATGGAAATGTTTGGTGACCTTAATTTCACTGTCCTAGGATTCCCCAGCAACCAATTCGGTCTCCAGTCACCTG AGGGAAATCATGAAACCCTCAACATTCTTCACCATGTGAGACCTGGTGGTGGGTTTGTGCCAAACTTTCCTGTCTTTGGAAAAGTTGAGGTGAATGGATTGAACGAAGAGCCTCTTTTCACCTATCTAAAG GAATTGTTGCCATTTGTGAATCCCGTTATTGGAGATATGAAGAAATTATACTGGTCCCCAATCAATGTCAATGACATTCGGTGGAATTTTGAAAAGTTCTTAATTACGGCAGAAGGCATGCCCTTCAAAAG GTATGAACTTCATTGCCCCATTGAGAATGTGGAGAAGGACATAGCAGGTCTTCTCTGA
- the fbxl15 gene encoding F-box/LRR-repeat protein 15 isoform X2: MDEENKMRTCHLLDLPWEDVLVPHILCYLPLQHLVSLQRVSKQFHSLIQVYLANCRTFHLSLIGPSISKEAFCSMLKDNNVLHSLHLQSCSAWVTDKELLPVIGQNQHLQRVDMSGCVSLTRHSMVAVSLSCMHLKHLGLAHCEWVDSLSLRSLADHCGGLQSIDLTACRQLKDDAICYLAKKCLKLRSLSLAVNANVTDESVEEVAKNCRGLEHLDLTGCLRVRNQSIKTLAEYCPKLQSLKVNHCHDVTESSLDPLRKRNVVMDVEPPLQRALVLLQDVLGFAPFINLQI, translated from the exons ATGGATGAAGAAAACAAGATGCGAAC ATGCCATCTTTTGGACTTGCCCTGGGAGGATGTCCTGGTTCCACATATTTTATGCTATTTGCCACTGCAACACCTTGTCAGCCTACAGAGGGTGAGCAAGCAGTTTCACAGCCTCATCCAGGTGTATTTAGCCAACTGCAGGACTTTTCATCTGTCCTTG ATTGGACCATCCATTTCCAAGGAAGCATTTTGCTCCATGTTGAAGGACAACAACGTTCTCCACAGCCTGCATCTTCAGAGCTGTTCAGCCTGGGTGACGGACAAGGAGCTGCTGCCGGTTATCGGCCAGAACCAGCACCTGCAGAGAGTGGACATGAGCGGGTGTGTTTCGCTCACCCGTCACTCTATGGTGGCGGTATCCTTGAGCTGCATGCACCTCAAGCACCTCGGCCTGGCGCACTGCGAGTGGGTGGACAGCCTGTCCCTGCGCAGCCTGGCGGACCACTGCGGGGGGCTGCAGTCGATCGACCTCACTGCCTGCCGCCAGCTCAAGGACGACGCCATCTGCTACCTGGCCAAGAAGTGTTTGAAGTTGAGGTCTCTATCTCTGGCAGTCAACGCCAACGTCACTGACGAGTCGGTGGAGGAAGTGGCCAAGAACTGCAGGGGCCTGGAGCATCTGGACCTGACGGGTTGCCTGCGGGTCAGGAACCAGTCCATCAA GACTCTTGCGGAGTACTGCCCAAAGCTGCAGTCCCTGAAGGTGAATCACTGCCACGATGTGACAGAGTCAAGTCTGGATCCTCTACGCAAGCGCAATGTAGTGATGGATGTTGAGCCGCCTTTACAGAGGGCTCTGGTTCTTCTTCAGGATGTGCTCGGTTTTGCTCCTTTTATCAATCTGCAGATATAG
- the fbxl15 gene encoding F-box/LRR-repeat protein 15 isoform X1, protein MDEENKMRTRCHLLDLPWEDVLVPHILCYLPLQHLVSLQRVSKQFHSLIQVYLANCRTFHLSLIGPSISKEAFCSMLKDNNVLHSLHLQSCSAWVTDKELLPVIGQNQHLQRVDMSGCVSLTRHSMVAVSLSCMHLKHLGLAHCEWVDSLSLRSLADHCGGLQSIDLTACRQLKDDAICYLAKKCLKLRSLSLAVNANVTDESVEEVAKNCRGLEHLDLTGCLRVRNQSIKTLAEYCPKLQSLKVNHCHDVTESSLDPLRKRNVVMDVEPPLQRALVLLQDVLGFAPFINLQI, encoded by the exons ATGGATGAAGAAAACAAGATGCGAAC CAGATGCCATCTTTTGGACTTGCCCTGGGAGGATGTCCTGGTTCCACATATTTTATGCTATTTGCCACTGCAACACCTTGTCAGCCTACAGAGGGTGAGCAAGCAGTTTCACAGCCTCATCCAGGTGTATTTAGCCAACTGCAGGACTTTTCATCTGTCCTTG ATTGGACCATCCATTTCCAAGGAAGCATTTTGCTCCATGTTGAAGGACAACAACGTTCTCCACAGCCTGCATCTTCAGAGCTGTTCAGCCTGGGTGACGGACAAGGAGCTGCTGCCGGTTATCGGCCAGAACCAGCACCTGCAGAGAGTGGACATGAGCGGGTGTGTTTCGCTCACCCGTCACTCTATGGTGGCGGTATCCTTGAGCTGCATGCACCTCAAGCACCTCGGCCTGGCGCACTGCGAGTGGGTGGACAGCCTGTCCCTGCGCAGCCTGGCGGACCACTGCGGGGGGCTGCAGTCGATCGACCTCACTGCCTGCCGCCAGCTCAAGGACGACGCCATCTGCTACCTGGCCAAGAAGTGTTTGAAGTTGAGGTCTCTATCTCTGGCAGTCAACGCCAACGTCACTGACGAGTCGGTGGAGGAAGTGGCCAAGAACTGCAGGGGCCTGGAGCATCTGGACCTGACGGGTTGCCTGCGGGTCAGGAACCAGTCCATCAA GACTCTTGCGGAGTACTGCCCAAAGCTGCAGTCCCTGAAGGTGAATCACTGCCACGATGTGACAGAGTCAAGTCTGGATCCTCTACGCAAGCGCAATGTAGTGATGGATGTTGAGCCGCCTTTACAGAGGGCTCTGGTTCTTCTTCAGGATGTGCTCGGTTTTGCTCCTTTTATCAATCTGCAGATATAG